One segment of Rhodothermus bifroesti DNA contains the following:
- a CDS encoding protein O-mannosyl-transferase family codes for MNRSLLERLVATAVFLYALILYGLTIAPTVPFWDGGEFIASVFGLQVMHPPGAPFYVLIARLFSMLAPSRELVALAVNWVSALSSAVTVLLTYLIIVRLIRLWQPAADQRTWMDDLTALTGGVVGACTFAVTDSFWFNAVEAEVYAMSMLFTALVVWLGLRWSEQASREIATLRRGGTLSALSANRYLVLIAYLFGLAIGVHLLSLLAIFFVGLLIFFTEFDRPAWSPAQRALRILGALILTALAFLIIYPIIIQELPDWAGQSGDPLVFGLFVLILVVFGVYYTQHKQKPAANLIMLCLAMVLLGYSSYAYILIRSSVDPPIDLNDPETPQAFVSYLKREQYGETPLLRGATYNDRTGQIDPSREVLFPRRWSPDPSHLRVYAQYTSDLDFFFRYQLGHMYVRYFLWNFVGKASDVQDAPAITGFLPGEKDLYFFQTPSERAARNVYYALPLILGLLGAAVHFKRDWRRAFSVLILFLVTGVGIILYLNQTPLQPRERDYSYVASFFAFSLWVGIGAAGLLELAREKLNYRTPALQRLLLGATAAIIFAAVPLHMLLENYDDHDRSGNYVARDYAWNLLMSLDEQAIVFTNGDNDTYPLWYLQEVEGVRQDVRVANLSLLNTGWYIKQLKHQWARQSQPLPISLNDAQIDRLTVIAWEPREIELPVRLNPATDYAQLGIAPEDSARVMRPMRWRLEGRPYTRDLRLLYAADVAVLDMLRTNAEQDWKRPIYFAVTTSPDGQLNLQNFFQLEGQAYRVVPVRHGVTLGRVVPSITLERLRQFRFTNLDNPKVYFDENTRRMVDNYRSIFAHIAIQLAEQGRAQEGRAVLDTIMTRIPLETIPADLRSYYFLAQAYQQVGAPDRAVALWKRAEPLVLFTLRTARSQREAEMAAQFVQIIRMTYLMAGDYQAAADFSNRLADAIGDDSFRKTPEELRQEMQQLMGLPDTSDRP; via the coding sequence ATGAATCGTTCGCTGCTCGAGCGCCTGGTCGCCACAGCTGTTTTTTTGTATGCGCTCATACTTTATGGGCTGACCATTGCGCCTACGGTACCTTTCTGGGACGGAGGAGAGTTCATCGCGAGCGTCTTTGGACTGCAAGTCATGCATCCACCGGGAGCGCCGTTTTACGTGCTGATTGCCCGCCTGTTTTCGATGCTCGCTCCTTCGCGCGAGCTGGTCGCGCTGGCGGTCAACTGGGTTTCGGCGCTCTCCAGTGCAGTTACTGTGCTTTTAACCTATCTGATCATTGTACGCCTTATCCGCCTCTGGCAACCAGCCGCTGATCAGCGAACCTGGATGGACGATCTAACGGCTTTGACTGGCGGCGTCGTCGGTGCCTGCACGTTTGCTGTAACCGACTCGTTCTGGTTTAATGCGGTCGAAGCCGAAGTTTATGCCATGTCGATGCTCTTTACCGCTCTGGTGGTATGGCTAGGCTTGCGGTGGAGCGAACAGGCCTCGCGTGAAATCGCTACCCTGCGCCGCGGCGGCACGCTTTCGGCCCTCTCGGCCAATCGCTATCTGGTGCTGATTGCCTACCTATTTGGCCTGGCTATCGGCGTACACCTGCTGAGTCTATTGGCTATTTTCTTTGTAGGCCTATTGATCTTTTTTACCGAATTTGATCGTCCAGCGTGGAGCCCTGCACAACGTGCGCTCCGCATCCTAGGAGCCTTAATACTTACCGCACTCGCTTTTCTCATTATCTACCCTATCATTATTCAGGAGCTACCTGACTGGGCTGGTCAAAGTGGCGATCCGCTGGTATTTGGCCTGTTTGTACTGATCCTGGTCGTCTTTGGCGTATACTATACGCAGCACAAGCAAAAGCCTGCAGCCAATCTGATCATGCTTTGCCTAGCTATGGTGCTGCTAGGCTATTCCAGCTATGCGTATATCCTTATTCGGAGCAGCGTCGATCCCCCGATTGATTTGAATGACCCAGAAACGCCACAAGCTTTTGTCTCTTACCTAAAGCGTGAGCAGTATGGAGAAACCCCGCTCTTGCGTGGCGCTACCTATAATGACCGTACCGGCCAGATCGACCCTTCACGCGAAGTACTTTTCCCACGTCGATGGTCCCCCGACCCTAGCCACCTGCGCGTGTATGCCCAGTATACATCTGACCTTGACTTTTTCTTCCGCTACCAACTCGGGCACATGTATGTCCGGTATTTTCTATGGAACTTTGTCGGAAAAGCCAGCGACGTGCAAGACGCTCCTGCAATTACGGGCTTTCTACCCGGAGAGAAAGACCTTTACTTTTTCCAGACGCCTAGCGAACGTGCTGCACGAAACGTCTACTATGCCCTCCCCCTAATCCTAGGCCTGCTTGGTGCCGCAGTTCATTTTAAGCGCGACTGGCGCCGCGCCTTCAGTGTACTGATCCTGTTTTTGGTCACCGGCGTGGGCATTATCCTCTACCTCAACCAGACGCCTCTACAACCCCGAGAGCGCGATTACTCCTATGTAGCCAGCTTCTTCGCTTTTAGCCTCTGGGTAGGCATTGGCGCCGCTGGTTTACTGGAATTGGCCCGCGAAAAACTGAACTACCGAACCCCTGCGTTGCAGCGCCTGCTGCTTGGTGCTACAGCCGCTATCATCTTTGCGGCTGTACCACTGCACATGCTGCTGGAGAACTACGACGATCATGACCGCTCGGGAAACTACGTAGCTCGCGACTACGCCTGGAACCTGCTTATGAGCTTGGATGAGCAGGCTATCGTTTTCACCAACGGGGATAACGACACCTACCCCCTTTGGTACTTGCAAGAGGTCGAAGGGGTGCGCCAGGACGTGCGCGTGGCCAACCTCTCGCTGCTGAACACAGGATGGTACATCAAACAGCTCAAGCACCAATGGGCTCGTCAGTCGCAGCCCCTGCCGATCTCGCTGAACGACGCGCAAATTGACCGTCTCACCGTGATTGCTTGGGAACCGCGGGAAATTGAATTGCCTGTTCGGCTAAATCCAGCCACGGACTATGCCCAGCTAGGCATTGCCCCTGAAGACAGCGCACGTGTCATGCGGCCCATGCGCTGGCGCCTGGAAGGTCGCCCCTACACACGCGACCTGCGCCTGCTTTACGCGGCCGACGTGGCTGTGCTCGATATGCTACGCACCAATGCAGAGCAGGATTGGAAGCGTCCGATCTACTTTGCCGTCACAACCAGCCCCGACGGCCAGCTTAACCTGCAAAACTTCTTTCAGCTCGAAGGACAAGCCTACCGGGTGGTCCCCGTCCGCCATGGCGTTACCCTGGGCCGCGTCGTACCTTCAATCACGCTGGAGCGACTGCGCCAATTCCGGTTTACTAACCTAGACAATCCCAAAGTTTATTTTGACGAAAACACGCGGCGCATGGTGGACAACTACCGGAGCATCTTTGCCCACATCGCCATCCAGCTTGCCGAGCAAGGGCGGGCGCAAGAAGGACGTGCGGTATTGGACACGATCATGACCCGCATACCGTTAGAGACCATCCCAGCTGACCTGCGCTCCTATTATTTTCTTGCCCAGGCCTATCAGCAAGTGGGCGCACCCGACAGGGCAGTGGCCCTCTGGAAGCGAGCCGAACCGCTTGTACTCTTTACGCTGCGTACAGCCCGCTCTCAGCGCGAGGCGGAAATGGCAGCGCAGTTTGTGCAAATTATTCGAATGACCTACTTAATGGCCGGCGATTACCAGGCTGCAGCCGACTTTAGTAACCGGCTGGCTGATGCCATCGGCGACGACAGCTTCCGCAAAACGCCTGAGGAGTTGCGTCAGGAAATGCAACAACTGATGGGCTTGCCCGACACCAGCGACCGGCCTTAA
- the bshA gene encoding N-acetyl-alpha-D-glucosaminyl L-malate synthase BshA, producing MKIGITCYPVYGGSGVVATELGKALAARGHQIHFIAYSMPFRLSHITERIYFHEVHVNTYPLFEYPPYDLALTSTMVDVVKYEKLDLLHVHYAIPHATSAVLARQILEKQGLYVPVITTLHGTDITIVGQDPSFSPVVTYSINESDGVTAVSEYLRRETLAHFEITNPIAVIPNFVDTRRFRRQNKSHFKQALCPHGEKVIVHVSNFRPVKRAPDVVRVFHRLRTAGLAVKLLLVGDGPDRVPAEHLARELGVYEDVRFLGKQEPVEEILSIADLFLMPSGSETFGLAALEAMACGVPVVASNIGGLPELIVEGETGYLCPLGDVEAFTDRAWRILTDEALQQHMSEAARRRAEEFDTSRIVPRYEAYYEQVLAQAAPRML from the coding sequence ATGAAAATCGGTATCACGTGCTACCCGGTCTATGGCGGCAGCGGCGTGGTAGCAACCGAACTGGGCAAAGCGCTAGCCGCACGCGGACACCAGATCCATTTTATCGCATATTCCATGCCATTTCGCCTGAGCCACATTACTGAGCGCATTTATTTCCATGAAGTGCACGTCAACACTTATCCCTTGTTTGAATATCCGCCCTACGACCTTGCCCTAACGAGCACTATGGTGGACGTGGTAAAGTACGAAAAACTGGACTTGCTGCACGTCCACTATGCCATTCCGCATGCTACCAGTGCCGTACTAGCCCGCCAGATTTTGGAAAAGCAAGGGCTTTACGTGCCGGTGATTACTACGCTGCACGGGACCGACATCACCATTGTGGGACAAGACCCGTCGTTTAGCCCGGTGGTCACCTACTCGATTAACGAATCCGACGGGGTAACGGCTGTCTCGGAGTACCTACGTCGCGAAACGCTGGCACATTTTGAAATTACGAACCCCATTGCCGTCATTCCTAACTTTGTCGACACCCGGCGTTTCCGTCGCCAGAATAAATCCCACTTCAAGCAGGCGCTGTGTCCCCATGGGGAAAAGGTCATTGTACACGTATCCAACTTTCGACCGGTCAAACGCGCGCCCGATGTAGTCCGGGTGTTTCACCGGCTGCGTACCGCAGGCTTGGCCGTAAAGCTACTGCTTGTTGGCGACGGCCCCGACCGCGTCCCTGCCGAGCATCTAGCCCGTGAGCTGGGCGTCTATGAAGACGTGCGCTTTTTGGGCAAGCAAGAACCGGTCGAAGAAATCCTCTCCATTGCCGATCTTTTCCTCATGCCCAGTGGCTCGGAAACTTTTGGCTTAGCAGCCCTTGAGGCCATGGCTTGCGGTGTGCCCGTTGTAGCCAGCAATATCGGCGGCCTTCCCGAACTGATTGTAGAGGGCGAAACAGGCTACTTGTGTCCGTTGGGAGATGTAGAGGCCTTTACCGATCGCGCTTGGCGCATCCTGACCGATGAAGCGCTGCAGCAACACATGAGCGAAGCCGCGCGTCGCCGCGCCGAAGAATTCGATACCAGCCGCATCGTTCCACGCTACGAGGCCTATTACGAACAGGTGCTTGCCCAAGCCGCACCACGCATGCTTTAA
- a CDS encoding cold-shock protein encodes MAARRGVVKWFDAKKGYGFIVHPDGGADIFVHFSQIISERRFKTLRTGQWVEFELHEGPKGLHARNVVPLDEAAARREASGSATNHRGGIRPQPVGRS; translated from the coding sequence ATGGCAGCACGTCGTGGCGTTGTTAAGTGGTTTGATGCCAAAAAGGGCTATGGTTTTATTGTGCACCCGGACGGCGGGGCCGACATTTTCGTGCACTTTTCGCAGATCATCAGTGAGCGACGTTTTAAGACGCTGCGCACTGGTCAATGGGTAGAGTTTGAACTGCATGAAGGACCCAAAGGCCTGCATGCCCGCAATGTTGTTCCGCTGGACGAAGCAGCGGCGCGGCGTGAGGCTTCGGGTTCGGCAACAAATCATCGGGGCGGTATCAGGCCTCAGCCGGTGGGCCGTTCTTGA
- a CDS encoding metallophosphoesterase, which yields MGRFVLFSVALALLTLTIDGYVYLNWRRFAQVRPALRWTLTVYRILLVLMPLALPVYFLLFRWWEVEPKLARALFFGFWAVYYVPKVPIALALAVKDGIRVFRYVFQRLRPQAASTALSTQPSHSMSRAAFLQKLGWAAAALPFVAVAHGVLRTLYDFVLYRVTLPIPNLPPALDGLTIGQLSDLHAGSLFSPQPVLEAITLLLAQKPDLIVLTGDYVNHDADELPIIIPALQQLRAELGVWGCLGNHEHYAHTPDVVGRLHAQTPLRLLINAHHTFYIDGARLHLIGTDNTGFRQRFADLPKALHGLDTDPNGDEFRLLLAHDPTFWDLEVRPRYPDIDLMLCGHTHGGQIGIELGPLRWGLASLVYPRWAGLYTEPAVAPRGRQHLYVNRGLGTVGPPLRLGIRPEITLITLRRA from the coding sequence ATGGGGCGGTTTGTATTGTTTTCAGTGGCTTTGGCTCTGCTAACGCTGACGATTGATGGCTACGTATACCTGAACTGGCGTCGCTTTGCTCAAGTGCGGCCTGCCTTGCGATGGACGCTTACAGTCTATCGCATTTTGCTCGTTCTTATGCCGCTGGCCTTACCGGTCTACTTTCTGCTGTTTCGCTGGTGGGAAGTAGAGCCCAAGTTGGCCCGGGCGCTGTTTTTTGGATTCTGGGCAGTGTATTATGTGCCGAAGGTGCCCATTGCCTTAGCACTGGCCGTTAAGGACGGTATCCGCGTATTCCGCTACGTATTTCAACGGCTTCGACCCCAAGCCGCTTCGACAGCCCTTTCAACGCAACCGTCACATAGCATGAGCCGCGCGGCATTTCTGCAGAAGTTAGGGTGGGCCGCCGCAGCACTTCCTTTTGTGGCTGTAGCTCACGGCGTGCTCCGCACACTCTACGACTTTGTGCTCTACCGCGTCACGCTACCCATCCCCAATCTGCCCCCAGCCCTCGACGGGCTAACCATTGGCCAACTTTCAGACCTGCACGCAGGTTCACTATTCAGCCCCCAACCGGTCTTGGAAGCCATCACGCTTTTGTTGGCACAAAAACCTGACCTGATCGTCCTGACTGGCGACTACGTCAACCACGATGCTGACGAGTTACCGATCATCATTCCTGCCCTTCAGCAGTTGCGGGCTGAGCTGGGCGTATGGGGCTGCTTGGGCAACCACGAACACTATGCACACACGCCCGATGTGGTAGGCCGGCTGCATGCCCAAACACCGCTTCGACTGCTAATTAATGCCCATCATACTTTTTACATCGACGGGGCCCGCTTGCATCTCATTGGCACTGATAACACCGGCTTTCGCCAGCGTTTTGCCGACCTACCCAAAGCCTTGCACGGACTCGATACCGACCCCAACGGCGACGAATTTCGGCTCCTGTTGGCCCACGATCCGACGTTTTGGGACCTAGAGGTGCGGCCTCGCTACCCTGACATTGACCTTATGCTTTGCGGCCACACGCACGGCGGCCAAATTGGCATCGAGCTGGGACCACTACGCTGGGGCCTGGCCAGCTTGGTTTATCCGCGCTGGGCAGGCTTGTACACTGAACCTGCTGTTGCGCCTCGAGGACGCCAGCACCTTTACGTCAACCGCGGCCTAGGTACCGTCGGGCCTCCACTGCGCTTGGGCATTCGACCTGAAATCACCCTGATCACCTTGCGCCGCGCATGA
- a CDS encoding LptF/LptG family permease encodes MTLSMLPGPFLGWLSMLMFLLLMQFLIRYLPELVGKGLPLNILVELVAYNLAYMVVLAVPMATLVTTLMTFGRLAESNAYAVIKSAGISFWQLAWPVAVVGLLLTGGMMYFNNFILPEANYRARNLWIDIQRKKPGFQLQAGVFYDGIDGYSILVERRLPGTDSLYGITIYDYRYSGEQRVLKAQRGALRPIAGGRFIDLVLEAGEFHRLRRLEGREHYERLAFGQYRMRLDLSDFIFTRSQEEGYRTDRTTPTPEMIALVDSLMQDVQRSQERIRQLLLHYDSVSVQTAASSFTLPTLIDSLQPPRRLALQGLSAAQQAQVYSLALQEVQRRQTEIEDLQRMITWTQQRADRYRVEIHKKFSIAVACLIFVFVGIPLGLSVRRGGLGLAAGLALGIFLFYWVTLVQGEKLADRGFLAPWIGMWLPNIVMGLVGIGLVTYVALDLHATRPIAWLCETLRQLSYAISRSHAHR; translated from the coding sequence ATGACGCTCAGCATGCTACCTGGCCCGTTTCTAGGCTGGTTGAGCATGCTGATGTTTCTTTTGCTCATGCAATTCCTGATCCGATACCTGCCCGAACTGGTGGGCAAGGGGTTACCCTTAAACATCCTGGTCGAGCTGGTTGCCTACAATTTGGCTTACATGGTGGTGCTGGCCGTACCCATGGCCACCCTGGTAACCACACTCATGACCTTTGGTCGGCTGGCGGAGTCTAATGCCTATGCGGTGATTAAAAGTGCTGGCATTTCTTTCTGGCAGCTGGCCTGGCCTGTGGCGGTGGTGGGCTTGCTGCTGACCGGCGGCATGATGTACTTCAACAACTTCATTTTGCCAGAAGCCAACTACCGCGCCCGCAACCTGTGGATCGATATCCAGCGCAAAAAGCCAGGTTTTCAGCTTCAGGCTGGGGTTTTTTACGATGGTATCGATGGCTATAGTATCCTTGTAGAACGCAGGCTTCCGGGAACCGATTCGCTTTATGGCATCACAATCTACGATTACCGCTACAGTGGCGAGCAGCGCGTTCTGAAGGCACAACGCGGCGCATTGCGTCCAATCGCTGGCGGTCGTTTTATCGACTTGGTTCTAGAAGCAGGCGAGTTTCATCGCCTGCGACGCCTGGAAGGGCGCGAGCACTATGAACGGTTAGCCTTTGGACAGTACCGCATGCGCCTGGATTTGTCGGACTTCATTTTTACCCGCAGCCAGGAAGAAGGCTACCGCACCGACCGTACGACGCCTACCCCAGAGATGATCGCCTTGGTCGATTCGCTGATGCAAGACGTGCAGCGCAGCCAAGAGCGCATCCGACAGCTTCTCTTGCACTACGATTCGGTTTCAGTGCAGACCGCTGCGAGCAGCTTTACGCTACCGACACTTATCGACAGCCTGCAACCACCTCGACGTTTGGCCCTACAAGGCCTTTCGGCAGCACAGCAAGCCCAGGTCTACAGTTTGGCCTTACAAGAAGTGCAACGGCGTCAGACCGAGATTGAAGATTTGCAGCGCATGATCACTTGGACCCAGCAGCGCGCCGACCGCTACCGCGTAGAAATCCACAAAAAGTTTTCTATTGCTGTAGCCTGCTTGATTTTTGTGTTTGTGGGCATTCCCTTAGGCCTAAGCGTTCGGCGGGGCGGGTTAGGCCTGGCTGCCGGTTTAGCCTTGGGGATTTTTTTGTTCTACTGGGTTACACTAGTACAAGGCGAAAAACTAGCCGATCGCGGGTTTCTGGCACCCTGGATCGGGATGTGGCTGCCAAACATCGTTATGGGCTTAGTGGGCATAGGCCTGGTAACTTACGTAGCGTTGGACCTGCACGCTACACGACCCATAGCATGGCTTTGTGAAACCCTTAGGCAGCTTTCCTATGCTATATCTCGTTCCCACGCCCATCGGTAA
- the ybeY gene encoding rRNA maturation RNase YbeY, translated as MKKRGTLEIVQAHPDLRLPRTRLRQLIHTILRAEGAQLGYLSVVLADHATVRTLNQTYLAHDYDTDVLSFPLSETPGVIEGEIYVDLDTAAERHAEFGASFLQEACRYVVHGVLHLLGYDDSSPEAKAHMHALEDHYLALCQIS; from the coding sequence ATGAAAAAAAGGGGTACGCTGGAAATTGTCCAGGCACATCCAGACTTACGCCTTCCTCGTACGCGTTTGCGCCAGCTTATCCATACAATACTTCGCGCTGAAGGAGCGCAGCTGGGCTATCTTAGTGTAGTACTTGCTGATCACGCTACCGTGCGGACGCTAAACCAGACCTATCTCGCCCATGATTACGATACTGACGTGCTTTCCTTTCCGCTGAGCGAGACGCCAGGGGTCATCGAAGGCGAGATTTACGTAGATCTCGACACCGCTGCCGAACGCCACGCCGAATTTGGGGCCTCTTTTTTACAAGAGGCTTGTCGCTACGTAGTGCACGGCGTGTTGCACCTGCTTGGCTACGACGACAGCTCACCCGAAGCCAAGGCGCATATGCATGCACTTGAAGATCATTACTTGGCCCTCTGCCAGATAAGTTAA
- the rtcA gene encoding RNA 3'-terminal phosphate cyclase: MRPRAGNRCVSTNPMSHLAPIALDGSQHSGSGTLVRQAIALAAILGRPLQLYNIRVRRQPPGLRPQHLKAVEAVAELVDADVQGARVDSSQLWFVPRRPPRGGTYHWDIGTAGSATLLIGTVLPVLAFADAPTQARVCGGLFQDFAPTFFHLRHALLPLLARMGIEAHLEMMRPGYVPRGGGEVLLHVTPLRKPLQPLQLTAQGRPVRVFGYALASHLKARRVAQRMAERCRQHLRAAGLPEPELEILEDTSAYQPGAALAVFIETNTGARLGADRAGAPGRPSEAIADDVAYQLLEDLQRGATVDRFLADQLLPYVALAQGNSAYYIPAVTDHVASSQWLVAYLTGAVVHLEDHRLGVDGIGQAPYPIRKPAKLT, encoded by the coding sequence ATGCGACCGCGTGCAGGTAACCGCTGCGTTTCCACCAACCCCATGAGCCACTTAGCTCCAATCGCGCTAGACGGCAGCCAGCATTCTGGAAGTGGCACCCTAGTGCGCCAAGCAATCGCACTAGCCGCTATACTAGGTCGACCACTGCAGCTTTACAATATCCGCGTGCGTCGCCAACCCCCAGGGCTGCGGCCGCAACACCTTAAAGCCGTAGAAGCTGTTGCTGAACTGGTCGACGCCGACGTGCAGGGCGCACGGGTGGACAGCAGCCAACTTTGGTTCGTACCACGCCGCCCCCCTCGCGGCGGTACGTATCATTGGGATATCGGGACTGCTGGCTCAGCCACGCTGCTGATTGGGACGGTTCTGCCGGTGCTAGCTTTTGCCGATGCACCTACACAGGCACGTGTTTGCGGTGGATTGTTTCAAGACTTTGCCCCAACCTTTTTTCATCTACGCCATGCCCTCTTGCCCCTACTGGCCCGCATGGGCATAGAAGCCCACTTGGAAATGATGCGTCCGGGCTATGTTCCCCGTGGCGGAGGCGAGGTGCTACTGCATGTAACGCCCTTACGCAAACCGCTCCAACCGCTGCAGCTAACTGCACAGGGCCGACCAGTACGTGTGTTTGGATACGCACTGGCATCTCATCTAAAAGCCCGCCGCGTTGCACAACGTATGGCCGAACGTTGTCGCCAACACCTCAGGGCAGCTGGTCTACCCGAACCTGAACTTGAAATCCTCGAAGATACCAGCGCTTACCAACCTGGCGCTGCTTTAGCTGTTTTTATTGAAACCAATACCGGAGCGCGCCTGGGCGCCGACCGTGCTGGCGCTCCCGGCCGTCCTTCCGAGGCTATCGCCGACGACGTGGCTTATCAGCTGCTTGAAGACCTGCAGCGAGGCGCTACGGTCGATCGCTTCCTGGCCGATCAGCTTTTGCCCTATGTTGCCTTGGCCCAAGGAAACTCTGCGTACTACATACCGGCGGTTACCGACCACGTAGCTTCCAGCCAGTGGCTTGTGGCCTATCTTACCGGCGCGGTTGTGCACCTTGAGGATCATCGTCTTGGCGTCGATGGCATCGGCCAAGCTCCCTATCCTATACGCAAGCCAGCAAAACTGACCTAG
- a CDS encoding MBL fold metallo-hydrolase: MTVQRFTFNPFQTNCYVCHDAGEAVLVDPSCHTPAECQAVVDYLERNGLRLRHLLLTHGHIDHIFGCRFFSTYAGMGFGMHRADVPFLEEAEAQGRFFGVPIEPPPLPAYYLDEGDSISFGHTTWQVLHTPGHSPGSLSFYDAAHGLVIVGDVLFLDSIGRTDLPGGSLPELMQSIFQKLLPLEDTTRVYPGHGPDTTIGRERRHNPFLTGAFPL, encoded by the coding sequence ATGACCGTTCAGCGCTTTACGTTCAATCCTTTTCAGACGAACTGCTACGTATGTCACGATGCGGGTGAGGCCGTGCTCGTCGATCCTTCATGCCATACGCCTGCTGAGTGCCAGGCTGTGGTCGATTATCTAGAGCGTAACGGGCTGCGCTTACGGCATCTTTTACTGACCCACGGGCATATCGACCACATTTTTGGCTGCCGCTTTTTTAGCACGTATGCGGGGATGGGTTTTGGGATGCATCGGGCAGATGTTCCTTTTTTAGAGGAAGCGGAAGCCCAGGGCCGCTTTTTTGGTGTGCCGATAGAGCCGCCACCCCTGCCCGCGTATTACTTGGACGAAGGCGATTCGATTTCGTTTGGTCATACCACCTGGCAGGTGTTGCATACGCCGGGGCACTCGCCGGGATCGCTGAGCTTTTACGATGCAGCGCATGGTCTAGTGATTGTAGGTGATGTATTGTTTTTGGACTCCATTGGCCGCACCGATTTGCCAGGGGGGAGCCTGCCAGAGCTTATGCAGTCGATTTTCCAGAAGCTGTTGCCTTTAGAGGATACCACCCGGGTGTATCCGGGGCATGGGCCGGATACCACAATTGGCCGGGAGCGTCGGCACAATCCATTTCTAACCGGTGCTTTTCCGTTGTAA
- a CDS encoding porin family protein, which yields MPRLLLQLGYLGVLLCFVGSAQAQLGASVGLNFNRLSDIHTGDTRATFENSQGWHIALWLDIPLGPVAVRPGLRYMDAGALYQGASDEVPGIWDNFNVSLLEIPVDLRYRLTFPLLTPYVMAGPVLRFPTGADPEIKDNLERLSLAGSLGVGVEVNLLGLRLYPELQYTFGVSRFTKGFAVGDVTIEPDARQHLNVVMLRLGIGL from the coding sequence ATGCCTCGATTACTGCTGCAACTTGGATACCTCGGCGTGCTGCTTTGCTTTGTGGGTTCTGCTCAGGCTCAGCTTGGCGCCTCGGTGGGGCTCAACTTTAATCGCCTAAGTGATATTCATACCGGCGATACGCGGGCCACGTTCGAAAACAGCCAGGGTTGGCATATTGCGCTTTGGCTCGATATTCCCTTAGGGCCTGTAGCTGTTCGTCCCGGACTTCGCTATATGGATGCAGGTGCGCTCTATCAAGGCGCTTCGGATGAGGTGCCGGGTATTTGGGACAACTTCAACGTGTCGCTGCTGGAAATTCCAGTTGACCTTCGCTATCGCCTAACCTTTCCTTTGCTTACGCCTTATGTGATGGCTGGTCCTGTGCTGCGCTTTCCTACAGGAGCAGACCCAGAAATTAAGGATAATTTAGAGCGGCTCAGTTTGGCTGGTAGTCTGGGGGTAGGCGTTGAGGTTAATCTGTTAGGTTTACGTCTGTATCCGGAATTGCAATACACGTTTGGCGTTTCGCGCTTTACAAAAGGTTTTGCTGTAGGTGATGTGACCATCGAGCCCGATGCGCGTCAGCACTTGAATGTGGTCATGCTGCGGTTAGGGATTGGGCTATAA
- the rsmI gene encoding 16S rRNA (cytidine(1402)-2'-O)-methyltransferase: MLYLVPTPIGNLEDITLRALRVLREVDLIACEDTRVSARLLKHYGITTPTTSYHAHNEARKALELIGRLKAGSRIALITDAGTPGISDPGFFLVRACIQQGLPVVALPGPTAFVPALAASGLPTDRFVFEGFLPSKKGRQKRLMALAEEPRTLVFYEAPHRLVKTLDDLAQAFGDSRAAVVARELTKTFEELARGTLRTLHTYYAAQPRIRGELVLVVAGTDYKSDPHWPCDRVQVTAAFPPTP; the protein is encoded by the coding sequence ATGCTATATCTCGTTCCCACGCCCATCGGTAATTTGGAAGACATCACGCTCCGTGCCCTGCGCGTGCTACGCGAAGTTGACCTTATCGCTTGCGAGGACACGCGCGTTTCGGCACGGCTTCTCAAGCATTATGGCATCACCACACCGACAACAAGCTATCATGCCCACAATGAGGCCCGCAAAGCGCTTGAGCTAATCGGCCGCCTAAAAGCAGGCTCGCGCATAGCCCTCATCACCGATGCCGGAACGCCAGGAATCAGCGATCCAGGCTTTTTTTTGGTTCGGGCTTGTATCCAGCAAGGCCTACCCGTGGTGGCGCTGCCTGGCCCTACCGCTTTTGTTCCTGCCTTAGCTGCCAGTGGTCTACCAACCGATCGGTTCGTCTTTGAAGGTTTTCTGCCCTCAAAGAAAGGACGTCAAAAGCGTCTGATGGCCCTAGCTGAGGAGCCGCGAACGCTGGTGTTCTACGAAGCGCCACACCGCCTGGTTAAGACCCTTGACGATCTGGCCCAGGCGTTCGGCGACAGCCGCGCGGCTGTCGTTGCACGCGAATTGACCAAAACGTTTGAAGAGCTGGCCCGAGGCACGCTCCGCACCCTGCACACCTACTATGCAGCGCAACCCCGCATTCGCGGAGAGCTTGTGCTTGTCGTAGCCGGAACCGACTACAAAAGTGACCCCCACTGGCCATGCGACCGCGTGCAGGTAACCGCTGCGTTTCCACCAACCCCATGA